From the genome of Pseudomonas sp. WJP1:
GTGCTCATCATGTCCGGCACCTGGGCCGGCCACCAGCACGGATCGGAGCAGCCATACAGGTCAGCTTCCATCGGCTGGCACAGCGACGACACACCGCCAAACGCATCGATTTCCCAGCCCGGGTCGGTGGTCGAGGCACAGCCCGCCACGGAGCTCATGGCGACCACTTCTTCAATGCGGTTTTCATCCGCGGCCTGATCCAGCTTCAACGCTTTGTTATTGATTGCCTTGAGATGTTTCATATCAGTGAGCCTTGCGCGGAGTGATGTAGCTGCTGATGAACGCAGGGTTATTGGCCATGATCCGGGTGTAGACCTCGATGCCGAAGTCGACCCAGTCACGCATCAATTCGCAGTAGTGATAGGTCGGGTGCGTCGGGTCGCCGTAGCGGGCGTAGCTCTCGTGGTAGCAGCCGCCGGAGCACAGGTTGCGGAT
Proteins encoded in this window:
- the qhpC gene encoding quinohemoprotein amine dehydrogenase subunit gamma — protein: MKHLKAINNKALKLDQAADENRIEEVVAMSSVAGCASTTDPGWEIDAFGGVSSLCQPMEADLYGCSDPCWWPAQVPDMMSTYPDWNKDAQASNDNWRNLGTVFPKDK